A stretch of Ciconia boyciana chromosome 34, ASM3463844v1, whole genome shotgun sequence DNA encodes these proteins:
- the ATP2B3 gene encoding plasma membrane calcium-transporting ATPase 3 isoform X3 has translation MGDLANSAGEAGPGGGFGCSLAELRALMELRGAEALLKVQEAYGDVHGLCRRLRTSPTDGLSEGAAELERRRQVFGQNWIPPKRPKTFAELVWEALQDVTLIILEVAAVVSLGLSFYAPPSGDTEVCGHASGGAEDEGEAEAGWIEGAAILLSVACVVLVTAFNDWSKERQFRGLQSRIEQEQRFAVVRHGRQAQVPVAELVVGDVAQVKYGDLLPADGILIQGNDLKIDESALTGESDHVRKSVDKDPMLLSGTHVMEGSGKMVVTAVGVNSQSGIIFTLLGAGGEEEEEKKEKKGKPQDGAVENLQSKAKKQDGAVAMEMQPLKSAEGGDVEERERKWSSGPKKEKSVLQGKLTKLAVQIGKAGLVMSAVTVIILVLYFVIETFVVEGRPWLAECTPVYVQYWVKFFIIGVTVLVVAVPEGLPLAVTISLAYSVKKMMRDNNLVRHLDACETMGNATAICSDKTGTLTTNRMTVVQAFLGDTHFRAPPDPAGIAPRTLDLLVQAIAINSAYTTKILPPETAGGLPRQVGNKTECALLGLVLALRRDYEAVRAQVPEERLHKVYTFNSVRKSMSTVTRLPAGGFRLYSKGASEILLRRCCAILGGGGEARAFGPRDREDVVRKVVEPMAAAGLRTLVLAFRDFPPVPEPPWDDEAAVVGELTCIAVVGIEDPVRPEVPEAIRKCQRAGITVRMVTGDNLNTARAIAAKCGILPAGEDWLCLEGREFNRRIRNEKGEIEQERLDKVWPKLRVLARSSPTDKHTLVKGIIDSTIGDQRQVVAVTGDGTNDGPALKKADVGFAMGIAGTDVAKEASDIILTDDNFSSIVKAVMWGRNVYDSISKFLQFQLTVNVVAVVVAFTGACITQDSPLKAVQMLWVNLIMDTFASLALATEPPTEALLLRKPYGRNKPLISRTMLKNILGHAAYQLVIIFTLLFVGEVFFDIDSGRNAPLHSPPSEHYTIIFNTFVMMQLFNEINARKIHGERNVFDGILANPIFCSIVLGTFAVQIAIVQFGGKPFSCSPLSAEQWLWCLFVGVGELVWGQVMAGVPGGRLRCPGAGPGPVQRRQRQAAAAAEEEEEEEEEEEEDAAERELRRGQVLWVRGLNRIQTQMAVVGTFRRRGSCRGGARRRSSVLARLQEGGSAAPGTPAHAGGTGLP, from the exons ATGGGGGACCTGGCCAACAGCGCGGGGGaggccggccccggggggggcttCGGCTGCAGCCTGGCGGAGCTGCGGGCGCTGATGGAGCTGCGCGGCGCCGAGGCCCTGCTGAAGGTGCAGGAGGCCTACGGGGACGTCCACGGGCTCTGCCGCCGCCTCCGCACCTCCCCCACCGACG GGCTGTCGGAGGGGGCGGCGGAGCTGGAGCGGCGGCGCCAGGTCTTCGGCCAGAACTGGATCCCCCCGAAGCGCCCCAAGACCTTCGCGGAGCTGGTGTGGGAGGCGCTGCAGGACGTCACCCTCATCATCCTCGAGGTGGCCGCCGTCGTCTCCCTGGGGCTCTCCTTCTACGCCCCCCCCAGCGGGGACACCGAAG TCTGCGGCCACGCCTCGGGGGGCGCGGAGGACGAGGGGGAGGCGGAGGCGGGCTGGATCGAGGGGGCGGCCATCCTGCTGTCGGTGGCCTGCGTCGTCCTCGTCACCGCCTTCAACGACTGGAGCAAGGAGCGCCAGTTCCGGGGGCTGCAGAGCCGCATCGAGCAGGAGCAGCGCTTCGCCGTCGTGCGCCACGGCCGCCAGGCCCAGGTCCCCGTCGCCGAGCTGGTGGTGGGCGACGTCGCCCAGGTCAAGTACG GTGACCTGCTGCCGGCCGACGGCATCCTGATCCAAGGCAACGACCTGAAGATCGACGAGAGCGCGCTGACGGGGGAGTCCGACCACGTCCGCAAGTCGGTCGACAAGGACCCCATGCTGCTCTCGG GCACCCACGTCATGGAGGGCTCGGGGAAGATGGTGGTGACGGCCGTGGGGGTCAACTCGCAGAGCGGCATCATCTTCACCTTGCTGGGcgccggcggggaggaggaggaggagaagaaggagaagaaag GGAAGCCCCAGGACGGCGCGGTGGAGAACCTGCAGAGCAAAG CCAAGAAGCAGGACGGGGCGGTGGCGATGGAGATGCAGCCGCTGAAGAGCGCGGAGGGGGGGGACGTGGAGGAGCGGGAGCGGAAGTGGAGCAGCGGCCCCAAGAAGGAGAAGTCGGTGCTGCAGGGCAAGCTCACCAAGCTGGCCGTGCAGATCGGCAAGGCAG GGCTGGTGATGTCGGCGGTGACGGTGATCATCCTGGTGCTCTACTTCGTCATCGAGACCTTCGTGGTGGAGGGCCGGCCCTGGCTGGCCGAGTGCACCCCCGTCTACGTCCAGTACTGGGTCAAGTTCTTCATCATCGGCGTCACCGTCCTGGTGGTGGCCGTCCCCGAGGGGCTGCCGCTGGCCGTCACCATCTCCCTCGCCTACTCCGTCAAG AAAATGATGCGGGACAACAACCTGGTGCGACACCTGGACGCCTGCGAGACGATGGGCAACGCCACGGCCATCTGCTCCGACAAGACGGGGACGCTCACCACCAACCGCATGACGGTGGTGCAGGCCTTCCTGGGGGACACCCACTTCCGCGCCCCCCCCGACCCCGCCGGCATCGCCCCCCGCACCCTCGACCTCCTCGTCCAGGCCATCGCCATCAACAGCGCCTACACCACCAAGATCCTG ccccccgagaCGGCGGGGGGGCTGCCGCGGCAGGTGGGGAACAAGACGGAGTGcgcgctgctggggctggtgctggcgCTGCGGCGGGACTACGAGGCGGTGCGGGCGCAGGTCCCCGAGGAGCGGCTCCACAAGGTCTACACCTTCAACTCCGTCCGCAAGTCCATGAGCACCGTCACCCGCCTGCCCGCCGGCGGCTTCCGCCTCTACAGCAAGGGCGCCTCCGAGATCCTCCTGCGCAG GTGCTGCGCCATcctggggggcggcggggaggcgcgGGCCTTCGGGCCGCGGGACCGGGAGGACGTGGTGCGGAAGGTGGTGGAGCCGATGGCGGCGGCCGGGCTGCGCACCCTGGTCCTGGCCTTCCGCGACTTCCCCCCCGTCCCCGAGCCCCCCTGGGACGACGAGGCCGCCGTCGTGGGCGAGCTCACCTGCATCGCCGTCGTCGGCATCGAGGACCCCGTGCGCCCCGAG GTGCCCGAGGCCATCCGGAAGTGCCAGCGGGCCGGGATCACGGTGCGGATGGTGACGGGGGACAACCTGAACACGGCGCGGGCCATCGCGGCCAAGTGTGGCATCCTGCCCGCCGGCGAGGACTGGCTCTgcctggaggggagggagtTCAACCGCCGCATCCGCAACGAGAAGGGGGAG aTCGAGCAGGAGCGCCTCGACAAGGTCTGGCCCAAGCTGCGGGTGCTGGCGCGGTCGTCGCCCACCGACAAGCACACCCTGGTCAAag GGATCATCGACAGCACCATCGGGGACCAGCGGCAGGTGGTGGCCGTCACGGGGGACGGCACCAACGACGGCCCCGCGCTCAAGAAGGCCGACGTGGGCTTCGCCATG GGCATCGCGGGGACGGACGTGGCCAAGGAGGCGTCCGACATCATCCTGACGGACGACAACTTCTCCAGCATCGTCAAGGCGGTGATGTGGGGCCGCAACGTCTACGACAGCATCTCCAAGTTCCTCCAGTTCCAGCTGACCGTCAACGTGGTGGCCGTGGTGGTGGCCTTCACCGGGGCCTGCATCACCCAg GACTCCCCGCTGAAGGCCGTGCAGATGCTGTGGGTCAACCTCATCATGGACACCTTCGCCTCGCTGGCGCTGGCCACCGAGCCGCCCACGGAGGCCCTGCTGCTGCGCAAGCCCTATGGCCGCAACAAGCCCCTCATCTCCCGCACCATGCTGAAGAACATCCTGGGCCACGCCGCCTACCAGCTCGTCATCATCTTCACCCTCCTCTTCGTCG GGGAGGTCTTCTTCGACATCGACAGCGGGCGCAACGCCCCCCTGCACTCGCCGCCCTCGGAGCACTACACCATCATCTTCAACACCTTCGTCATGATGCAGCTCTTCAACGAGATCAACGCCCGCAAGATCCACGGCGAGAGGAACGTCTTCGACGGCATCCTCGCCAACCCCATCTTCTGCTCCATCGTCCTGGGCACCTTCGCCGTCCAG aTCGCCATCGTGCAGTTTGGGGGGAAGCCCTTCAGCTGCTCCCCGCTCAGCGCCGAGCAGTGGCTGTGGTGCCTCTTCGTCGGCGTCGGCGAGCTCGTCTGGGGGCAG GTGATggcgggggtgcccggggggcgGCTGCGGtgccccggggcggggccgggcccggtgcagcggcggcagcggcaggcggcggcggcggcggaggaggaggaggaggaggaggaggaggaggaggaggacgcgGCGGAGCGGGAGCTGCGGCGGGGGCAGGTGCTCTGGGTGCGCGGCCTCAACCGCATCCAGACGCAG ATGGCCGTAGTCGGCACCTTCCGGAGACGCGGCTCCTGCCGGGGGGGCGCGCGGCGCCGCTCGTCCGTCCTCGCCCGCCTCCAGGAGGGGGGCAGCGccgcccccgggacccccgccc aTGCGGGTGGTACGGGCCTTCCGTAG